A stretch of the Ipomoea triloba cultivar NCNSP0323 chromosome 16, ASM357664v1 genome encodes the following:
- the LOC116007887 gene encoding uncharacterized protein LOC116007887 translates to MVKEYYHEIIYEIFHCAPQMLISVIPTLTNELLTDQVDVRIKALNLIGKLLSLPGNHVAKDYRYLFMEFLNRFSDKSAEVRLNALSHAKTLYIANELETEITKSSQRPKTEVLSKLPKAQN, encoded by the exons ATGGTGAAAGAATATTACCACGAgattatatatgaaatattcCATTGTGCTCCTCAAATGCTTATATCTGTCATTCCTACCTTGACCAATGAATTACTG ACAGATCAAGTAGATGTTCGTATAAAAGCTTTAAACTTAATTGGGAAACTTCTTTCATTGCCCGGAAACCATGTTGCCAAAGATTATCGCTATCTCTTTATGGAGTTCTTAAACAGATTCTCTGATAAGTCCGCTGAAGTGAGGCTCAATGCTCTTTCACATGCAAAAACTTTGTACATAGCCAATGAACTGGAGACTGAAATCACTAAATCATCTCAAAGGCCCAAAACTGAAGTTCTAAGTAAGCTGCCAAAGGCCCAAAACTGA